A window of Glycine soja cultivar W05 chromosome 2, ASM419377v2, whole genome shotgun sequence genomic DNA:
ATCATTTATCATTagagtataatatttttaattattaattattttttgttattattatagatATATGATTGGTTATACATATCATATTTTTTGAAGAACTTATAcacatgattttaaaaatacaataaatgaaaaaaagtaaaaattaattatttgttaggTAAGctagtaatttaaattattatttgtgagTTTGTGAAATactaaaattcatttaagaGATCAATCTctttcaacaaatatttttcacacttacaaatcaaataataaatctaTAATCACATATTTAAAGGGTAATGTTATATATCAACCATGACACACCTTATAGGTAGGATGATATAATTTAATACCACTGTTTACATTTCACAACTTTattacatctatttttttttcttaaatcatTGGGTTAGATAGTGgtctaagaatttttttaataaatgaacATTTTTTCCACTACTTTGGTCCTTCAAAAATTATGATCaaactctctctctatataagcATAAATCTCCCCAAATAATTTCACAGTCTAAATTGTGGGttaagtcaataaaaaaaacaaagttatttaaaatacatacacttatatttttgtctttcaaCTATTGTCTATCCTTTTTGcaagtaaaagaaataaaaattactgcTTACATAAAGACTCTAAAGCATTAAATAAGTACACCCTAGATCCAATTTGTGGACTCACTAGTCAACTCGCTACCAACATTGGTCCGTTTCCCAGTTCCGACCACCATAGCCACAATACCCCGACGGAGACATTGTTAGCGTCCGCTGGCGCCGCCGGAACAAGCTTCTATCATAACTGGCCCGCTTCTCAGGATCCGATAGCGTGCGGTATGCGGCGTGGATCTTCATAAACTCTGCCGCAGAGGAATCCCTTCGCTCCAACGGCACCACGTCAGGGTGGCAAACCCTCGCCAGCCGCCGGTACGCCGCCTTGATTTCCTCGCCGGATGCGACGGCGCGGACTCCCAGAATCTGGTAGAGCGTCGCGCTCGAAGCCATCCCGTGAGGGCACGGATACGAAGCTGACCGGAATCTGACGTGGCGCGGCGGCGAGGAGACTCCTTTGGTGGAGAAAGCGGTGGTCAGTGTAGGGAAAGATGCTGTGAGTATGTTTGGGCACCATACGCGACGACGTCGTTGTTAGAAGTTGAGGCTTGGGAATTATTTGAAGAGGTGATTGTGATTGGATTCGTATATAAAGATGCGGTTTCTACTTGGACTGTACGGATTTTGATTGGATTCGTAAAATTGTGCGGTCACTGCTGTGTTTGATTTCTATTAGTGCTCACTCACACGTGTTTGTTATCCCAATgtgatattaaataatatatatattatttttatatggtaattattaaatttatactttatatatttaattattaattttattatttgacatatttttttagagagcttctattgtattgtatcctaaaaaaaattgagggttTTGATACTGTTGATTTTGTAACCAATTAAACTATCgtgttatttatcttttcattgattaaaaaacaaattaaatcagTCCTTGATGaagaaagttgtttttttaaaagtacaattattttaaattaaaaattctgattaaatattgttttaatgtCATTATGGATTAACCTCTAACTCGTGACGTCTTTTCAGTTGAGATAATATAACAATTCAATTGCAACTTACTACACAAGACTCTTAgaattttgtaaaagaaaactAACTCATTTATATAATCGCACTTGATTTGAATCATATTTATACTCTTTttgtcttaaatataaaaaaatgagtttcttaaaGTCTTTGaactttaagaatatttttttagttgttgaATTTTAACGAATTACTTTTTTAAGCCtctaaaatgataaaatgtcACTTCAggatgatttttagtattttgtaatgatttttttagtatatagttttaaaatataaattcaaatgactaaaaataaaaattgatttatgacaGTCAagaattatcataaaatattaatttattatgctaGAGATTAAAgtgaataatttatcaaaatttaagaaaaaaatagttttaaattttaaggactaaaaaagtacacatataatttaataattaaaacagtaattaagtttataaaaatacaattttcttgatcaaatataagaaaatattaactaattttatcttatttaatgttattatatctaaaatatctttcaatttaattgatatattaattttaatgactTTTCCTATCCctaatatcaaattataataaagggttaaaaaattatttttttaattaaaattaatacaattaaatgtgattaaataatttttttaattaacctaTCATGTTTTcttataagttttaaaattattttgaattactaGTGAAACCCACTCTTATTTCTTTACCTTGTATCCTTCGACCTTCTCGTACCTTACTTAAGTTATCAtggtaataataatataataataaagataatattaCCATAATAGTATtttacacataataataatatcatcatATTATAAGATTCATGACTTTGAAgcctattaaaataataataataataagattctGAATGTAAAGtttaattctattattattattctcattttaatatattaagtgGTATCTGAGTTGACCTTTGGACAAAGATTTGATacagaaaagaaaattacaacCATACCCTCTGTCTCGTACTGCCGTCCAAATTCGTCAATGGAAATGTAATTAAGGAGAGCTTAATCAACGGACACTGAAATTACAACGTTAGCTGGCAAATGACTTGTCTTCTAGCTTCTAAAAACTTTGTCGGTGCAAATAAATTCAATCAATCTAAACCTTCtcgaaatttaaattctttacgAATAAACCAATTGACTTTGGTACTACGATCAAATGAATGACGATTAACACTATTAACATACTTTTAACACAcagtttaatttgttttctatttttatataaaatatgaagaataaaaaatatattgaaattatattttccatatttggaaaaaaattaaataattaacatttttttctaaactgatttaaaacaattgaaaacgatgaattattattaaaatgttttgtaattatattacacttttatattttaatataatgaacaatttttaataaaaatattaattttaaatgccTAAAATAAGCCCTGACGTTTAGCatcaaaataactaaatatatatttcaatgaGTTTAATATCTGTATTactattagtataaaaaatatatactataaaCTAATATCAaccattattaatataatttctaagttaattatcataaaatgttaacaaacatattataaatagtattttgtgattaaatagtaatatataaatttaaataagtttttagtatctataaaataagtaacttttaatttttagattctataaaatattttcttgaattttaaatctctaaaaattaaaattgttgctTTTGGTCCTTGTAAAATAAGTGAACCGATTTTTTactttgaacattttttttaaagcactTTAGAAATCGGTTCTGATTcctaaactagttttttttttttaagaaccgagtttttttattttcattttttttgctttcttaaattgtttttatttttatttttttcttacagtttatttttaaaatttaactggtttttagttttatttttttattttgtgaatttatatattaatttataaaaatataaattatctagaatattatttaagaaaaatacatatatttaagtgatctaattctttcttttaaaaaaattaattaaataaaacaagttcaattcaacttgttggctgcatatattttttaaaaatttcaaatatgtattttaataattaaataaaatgaaaatgcaaaagaattgaaatatatattaggATGAGTTGtccaatctttttattttaaaaatgtaaaagtaaTAGAATActaaatattgttatttttaacgaaatggtttttaaatcaactttattccattttagtaaaatattttaaaataaaatatatgaaagggATGTGTTCAACAAAATATGTGTTAAGTATTTCTAATAATTtacctattattttatatccttagttaatatttataataaataatcacaattcattttatatttaattatatataatattatattataacttttttttatccatatgcATATTATAACTTTAGtcacattattttatatataatgaatataaccatgaaattaacatttttaatgcataaatcttgcatttttttttacttaaggaAACTTAGTGAATGATGTTGCTTTAACTTCTATTTCTATTGATCTTTTGTGTCTAAATAtgtttatgaatttaaaattaaatgaacctaaaaataataaaaaggtcaagataaaccaaacaaaaagagaactaattaaattttatacataacgaataattacatttttctaCGCTTGAATAATTACAatgtagtaaaataaaaaaagtgatttagtgaaaataaaaagtggTTTGAATTATTCAAGGTAATCAAATAACAATGtaacattaagaaaaaaagtgtgaaaattatataaaatttaatttaacaacttatgatagtttttttttataccaaCATATAGataatgaaaaaggaaaaaaaatgttaaaaaacagaaaaaaaaacaaaattcattttctaagctgaatgttttttttttaaagaaaaacctaatttaaaatttgattctcCACAAACCGATTtcttagacaaaaaaaaactttagaaaTCGGTTCCCTAATAACCAATTTgtaatgtgtatttttttttaaaataaaaccatGCAAGTAAAGAATCATTTTGTATGTAAGAACCCATTTATCACCTtgcatattattttatatcatctaTATAAACGTTTTTCACGTATATTATTTGGGTAAATagtcttttttgtattttttggaGTGAAAAATTTGGTACCATGTTTTTGGTCTTTAATATTCATTTggtgaattttaaaaaagtatactAAAGTTATCACATATTACTGCTATGATAACAAACACACCTAGATAATATTAGTATGATCACTTTAATCTAAATACATATATAGTGTAGAAagttttatctaatttttaaatcacaatgataaatttgttaacttttaaaataattttaaattaagtatgataaatttattaatttttaaataattatcttaaagtaatttaaatgatGAGTTATGATTCAAATAATGATATAAAGTTATATTTTACATGAATAATGtataaacattaaattcataagaataaaacaaattatattttttaagaataaaattcaaaaagaaatttaGAGAAACCAAAGTTAAATTTCACTCATTTTGAAATGACTAAACACATACtatgtaactttttttatactgtaaaacctttttcttgttttaatcCCATCACattctatttatcttttaatatgtttgattaaattttaatattttatggaaataatttttaaaattcaaaataattttcaataacttCTCATGTTCCATGAGAATATTACTTTATCATTTATCTTTGAAAGGAACTGAAGTCACAATTTAACCTACAGAGGCCACAATGTGATTTCCGACAgacttgtaattttattttttacttttttaataacTAATCAAATATTTACACGTAGCTGAATCCGAAAATTAGAAAATTCAACTGGAACCCCCCGACGACGTCGTTGTGAGCGGTCGCTGGTGGCGCCGGAACAAGCTTCGATCGGAGCTGGCGCGCTTCTCGGGGTCCAAGAGCGTGCAGTACGCAACATGGATCTTCATGAACTCGCTCGCAGAGGATTCCTTTCGCTCCATCGGTGCCACGTCGGGGTGGCACATCCTCGCCAGCCACCGGTACGCCGCCTTGATTTCCATGCCGGACGCGGCGGCGCGGATCCCCAGAATCTCGTACAGCATCGCGCACGAAGCCATACCGTGATGAGGGCCCAAATACGAAGCTGTCTTATGTCGTTGCTCCTCCGTGCAAGTGGCGATGGCGAAGGACACTGTTAACCGGAATCTGACTTGGCGCGGCGGCGAGGAGACCCTTTTACCGGATAAAGTGGCGGTGAATGTAGGAAAATGTGCTGTGAACATGTTATGGTATGATACGTCGTTGTTGTTTGAGGCTTTGGATTTGGAGGAAGATTGGGTTTCGTATATAAAGAGGGAGAGTGAAAATGGAGAGAAGGTGTGGGTCCCACCATAACTGTGCTTCTGTGATTGTGCTCTGTTTGGGTTGGTATTCAAGTGAAAAACCAATCTTTTGcacattttgatttttattggcGAAACTGAAAACGTGTAGTAGGACTTATccaatttttagttttgataCTACTCGTGTCGTTTAAGGATTGTCTTTTGCCTCTTTTAAGGTACACAGTACATTTAATTTCACATTTATTCACGgaagttttttcaaaattatttttattataatttttttatcagctaATTTTTGGTATGCGGGCTCATTTGGTTTTGGAACCCAAACGGCCTTgttcattcaaaattattttggataaatagtcaattttatctttaaatgtgtaatttgttaataaatatgtgtttgaaaaataaaaatacaaaatttaatatctaaaaatataaaaaatgtgacaAATATATTTGGTCTTTAACTTTTGTCCATTAGTACAATAACCTACGTAGCACAGATGAacgaatttgtcactgaaatgacTGTCAACATAATTATATCTCATTGTCAACATAGAGACATATCGGTCATATAACATTTTCTTGACTTTTCGTCTTTTCACCCCGATGACAAATGTgtttctaaaagataaaaatacaaattttagtttatgaatgtgtaaaaagtgtgacaaatatatccgaCTGTTAACTTTTGTCCGTCACCATTAATAAAATGATTAGGATTCAAATAAGTGAAATatgtaataaatttatcttttatttatagtagattgtgactaattattataatttggaataatttataatgattgatacattattacaatttttattttggtaaattgatacaatatttatttttgatgatTTCTATTGCGACAGACAAATTATggtatgttttaaattatgtttgccaatattttttaaaatgattattgtaatgttataaaaaatagtgaaaatttatcctaaaattatattttactcttaaattaaacaaaatttggGATCTAACAAATTAGACCAATAGAAACATGTAGATATTTaggttcaataaaaaattagtgacatttttgtctaataataataatttattaacattttggtCTAATGAAACGTCCTGACATTTAGGTCTAAAACAAATTAGTGAcgtttttttctaataaaaaaatattgacattttcgttcaacaaaaaaattactcaCATTTATGTTACAAAATGGTATCTTAGTGACATTTTCATCAAATCTAGTCAATATAATCATGTTAACAATCATTTCAGTAACAAAAGTCCCTTTGTACCACGtaggttattttattaacgCTGATGAATGGAAGTTAACGGGTAAATATATTTGTTGTACGTTTTATactttcagggactaaattttgtattttcatatttcagTATACATTTGTCAATGAATTACATATTAAAGATAATAATGACTATTTAcctaattattttcattatagtcttttttttttgttttccaactAATTTTTAGGtatacaatgtttttttttgcaagacGCAACCTCCAAACGACCCTTATTCACAAGCTCtttcaaaatagtttttgtTATAAGCTTTTTTCTAGCTAATTTTTAGGTATACAGCTTATTTGGCTTTGCGAATTGCAAACCCGAAAGTGATTATaagtttttgatttttaatttttaaatgtaattataaaaacaaaatatgttccataaaaatgaaattaaaatgatttttaactcaattttaaaatagttttacattgATTACCaaaatgaagattttttttttccgaatttgattgttttaaaaaacacattctTACGCATTTTATTTGCTGACGATTGTTTTTTTACAGGACAGATGATACAAAAGTCTCTCAAGGAGATCTTTGACCAAACGAGTTTCAAGTCaaatcatcaatttttaaaaataaatttttttcttcagatCCAATACTCTAGCATCAAAGGCAGAACATCTCATCTTTTCTTGGAGTAACTTAAAATATTGTATCTAGTAGATACCTGGGACTACCATCCATCATTtggcaaaagaaagaaagttgtCTTTGGTTTTGATAAAAGATAATCTCTTGAAGTGAATCAATCACTCGACTAGCAAGCAATTATTAAAAGCTGGtaaaaaaattctcattaaATCAGTTGTTTAATCCATCCCTACTTAGTGTAtgagtatatatatatctattatGATGACTTGCAGAAAATGATGGGTTCCTTCTAGTGGgattcaaacaaccaaaacaaaagaGGAATCAATTGGTTGAATTGAGACAAGATGACGATGAAAAAAGAGTTTGGAGGCCTTGGATTCAAAAAATTTCATGCCTTTAACCTTTCCCGTTAGGAAAGCAAGGTTAAAGATTGATGATCAACTAAGATTGCTAAAGTTTTCCATTATTGAATTTCTTAGATGCATGATTGTGACACAATTCAAGTTTTGTATGGTGCAATATCCATGATTCACGGGTAGTAATGAAAGAAGGAATGCAATGACGAATTGACAATGGTAATTCTATCCAAGTTTAGACAGATCCTTGACTCACAAAAGGTAACAACAATTATGTCTTACCCAACAATTCCAACgtgaataattttttagcaGCAAGGGAGCTTATTGATCAAAGTACACGAGCCTGGAAGAGAGATTTAGTGGAGACTACATTCAATGCAACATATGTTGCAGACATTCTGTCAATTCCCCTTCTTCACACAACAGAAAATGACAAATTATTTTGGAAATTTTCTACAAATGGAGAATACACATTACGTAGTGCTTACGACAATATCATCGACAAATTGTTGGACACGAGCAATTTCAAGAGTGAAGGTAATTGAAACTTAATTTGACAACTTAATTCTCCTCCAAAAATATAACATTTCCTTTGGAGACTCTTGAGGGGTTGTCTTCCTACTCGTGCCAATCTTAGAAGGAATAATGTTCTTTCCTCCTTGAGTGTGTTTGTTGTAGCTCAAATATTGAAAATGAATGGCATATTTTTTTAGCTTCTGACCATGCAAAAAATATTTGGATCAAAGCTAACTTATGACAGATCATTGAGCAACATTGGAACGAAGCTGAGAGTTTCTCTCTCCTTTCATTTTTCAGCTTCTGCATGTTCAAATCCAGAAAATAGAGCAAAAATGAGAGTCATCTTATGGAGCATTTGGAAGAGTAGGAACACAAAGCTTTGGGATAATGTTGAAACACATCCAGCAGTAGCTTTCTCAACATCAATATAATGCAGTATTTTTCAGAGTGGAAGCATGCCGAATTATCCTCCCAAGCGCATACATCACCCTTGTATAGTACTTCCGGGAATAATACAACAATAACATGAATCCCTCCTCAGCAAAACCACTTGAAATGCAACCTTGATGCATCCATATTCCAAAAGTTGAACTCCTTAATTTGAGGGATTCAAATGGGAGTTTTATCAAAGCGAAAACAATCTCTGTATCTGGTGTGCCCCTCCCAAAAGTTGTTGAAGTTTGGGCTCTCAAACAAGCCATTTTCTGGACAAAACAACTCAACCTTCGAGCTTGATTGTAAATTGGTGGTCGACGATTTCAATAGCTGTCCTTAAGGTTCTACATACTATCATGTCATTCTAAATAGTTGTAGAGCATAAATTTCACATTTCTCAAACTCTAGGTTAGTTTtgtaaagagaaaaaacaaattttatatttcacaACCTTTTAAgggtttcaaaattttatactaGCTCTCatgatttaaattatgtttcttcttgtattatttcacttattatgaataaaataatataattatatttccttttaaagaaattaaatcatttgggtctaattttttttcaacccTGATGCAACTCTAACCGAGTTTACttttatagtaaataaatattaaacaatttagagttatttaatttaatacatatTAATAGCCgcaaataacataaatatttttttagaaaataaatattaaataatttggaGTACTTAGAACACTACttcaatctttatttttatttttattttttatttctttttcggTGAGCTATTTAATGCTtactaaaataacataaatatttcaaaattcttaTTAAAGAAGAACCGAAGTGTAATACAAAAGGAATAAAGgactattgttaattttttttaaaaaaaaaaattgcgaagCCTGGAAACGAAGCGTTTAGATTTAGAAGAACAGAAGATGCAGCTTCGTCGATCTtgcttcttctttcatcattcGGCATCGCGTTAGGGTTTGCAGATTTTCAATTTCCCTTCTTTTCGCTACGTTTCTTGCTTGGAATCTCGCTATTCCTCCGTTGTTCCGTTTCCGCAACTCATCATTTCGAAAGATATCGCTTCACAAGGTAAAATATTTCGTTCCCTGAGCTACAATTTGATGGTGTTCCTTGTGTTACATCCTCGATTCCTCTTCATCAGTTTCATCGAAATTCGATTAAATACAATTTCCATGCATCATTTAAATGTTTTCGATTATTATTATCTGTGTGGAAAACTAATTGGAGTGTGAATTAATTTTTCTGTGCTTGTAACCTACATTGTGCGTTGTGACATGTACCTGTATTCAGCAATTGTGATCCCTGTTCCTCATAACTTGTGATCCTGTGTTGCGGCTTAGGCCTGATTTTTGGTACTTTAATAATTGTAATTCTCAATGAAACTGAACTTTTggtgaatttgaatttaggaGGAAGAGCATgtaataaaggaaaaaatggaGGTGGAGGTGCCAATCTCGCTTGATTCGAATAATCAACTTCAGCCAGAGACTGTAGTTTCAGTTCAAATTGGGGATCCTGGTGTTTCCTTATCTGTTGCAAATGCTGTTAACCCGCAGCAACAAGGTCAGTTTTCGAGCTTCATTcctattttttgtttggtgttcAGTTGGGTTTTGACGCGTGTCATTGTTGAGATGAGAAGTTAAAGGTTTAATTGCTTGATATCGTATATAGCTACAAAAAAACCGACCAGGCAGTGGGCTGCGTGGACTCGACAAGAGGAGGAAAGTTTCTTCACCGCGTTACGACAAGTTGGGAAGGTACATTTATCTTTCGTGTTGTTACATTTCTGTGTTTGTTTCTTATGGTATCATAATGATTGCTGATCGAAATATTCTTGAATGTAGAATTTTGAGAAAATCACTTCCCGTGTACAAAGTAAAAACAAGGATCAGGTATCCATTACAACTCCCATTTATTGCAAATAATATCATGACTTGTTTTAGTTTTCTTACGTTTTTTTCCGGGTGGGGGCTGACTTGCAGGTCAGGCATTATTACTACCGACTTGTGAGACGGATGAACAAACTTCTTGGTCCAGGATTATGTTTGGATGCCAAAAACTCTAAAGATACTAATGCTGCAATGCTTCGCTGGTAACAATTTACTCAGAGTGGTTGTTAAAATGGGTTTATATACATGTAGGTGCGGGTGTGACTGCACACTCGTGTAAGATGTAGACTTGCTTTTTGTCTACCaagttaaaaaagttatttctcTAATGGTGCATTGGTGAAGAACTAAAATGTAGTCTATTTTATTGTATACACGTAAGGAAAATCATGGAAAGAACAGGTTGACAATGGGAGGAGAACATGTCCGTGTATAGATATGGATGAATGCTTCAGATATCTAGCCTAGACCATAAGGGTGATCATCTTTggtagtaagaaaacattaagggGTGAAATTCCTGACTAATATTCTTAAAGTACATAACATCCCCTGTTTAAATACCCTTTTTAATTTGAGGATAGACTGGACTGTTTAGTGACTTGGTAAATGACATTCAAATTTAAGACTGAGATTGACAgtgcattttataattttatcatattatggTAATTTCTTGAATAAGAATAGGGGTATATCACTATTGTTATGGGAGTTTTTTGCGTTGAAAGTTTCTCACTTTTACATGTGACACAGGTGGTCTTTATTAGAAAAGTATAGCTGCAAAGCCTCAAAGCTTCACCTGAAGCCCCGgagatttaaaatttttttagaagcCTTGGTTAGTAAAGgctatttatatttgtttggatttttttttaatatcttatgTATGTGCTGGAGCTGATCTACATTTTTTGTCAAAGGAACACCAATTATTGAAGGACCGGAAGAAGAATGTGAGGAAGCGACCCTTACAGGGGGGGAATTGTCTTCCTTCTGCGCCTACCACAGTCTCAAATCAAAGTAGAGCATCAGGAAATGATGCCTATGCAGTTAAACTGGTACTTGTTGAcagtcaaaatattttaaaattgggaCCTTCTAAACCATCAACGAAGCGCAATGTAAACATGGGTGTTAACCGTAGTAACACTAAGGGAGATTCAAATACCATGAAACCAACAAGGCAACGAAAGAAATctggtgattctttttcaatTCCCTTCAAGATCTCTTTTACCAGTTTTCTGCTTTGAACTAGTTTTTCCTCATGATAATcggataatatatatttaaaatttaaagtaaatttgcATTAGCCAAAGTTTTTACttcctttaaattaaaaactatgTTCTCTTTATTTCTCAGGTACGATTTCAACGGCTGCTTATAGAAAATGGGAGAAGGCTGCAATTGCT
This region includes:
- the LOC114369683 gene encoding chaperone protein dnaJ A7A, chloroplastic-like, yielding MCKRLVFHLNTNPNRAQSQKHSYGGTHTFSPFSLSLFIYETQSSSKSKASNNNDVSYHNMFTAHFPTFTATLSGKRVSSPPRQVRFRLTVSFAIATCTEEQRHKTASYLGPHHGMASCAMLYEILGIRAAASGMEIKAAYRWLARMCHPDVAPMERKESSASEFMKIHVAYCTLLDPEKRASSDRSLFRRHQRPLTTTSSGGSS
- the LOC114381513 gene encoding chaperone protein dnaJ 11, chloroplastic-like produces the protein MASSATLYQILGVRAVASGEEIKAAYRRLARVCHPDVVPLERRDSSAAEFMKIHAAYRTLSDPEKRASYDRSLFRRRQRTLTMSPSGYCGYGGRNWETDQCW